A DNA window from Pseudodesulfovibrio thermohalotolerans contains the following coding sequences:
- a CDS encoding FG-GAP repeat domain-containing protein codes for MTRRPVITVLTAFVATLFLALPVMAQGAKTYAVLPFVYNGPQKYEYLSKAIQASLSNDLEWMGHVEPTSKSLQDVSAPSDKGAALNTLRGLNVDYLTYGEISILDTTAHMRIDTISADGKAWQKKGEVKIDEMTAWLDSQAKTLQGDVFNRPGYGSVEENKAAKNTMQAAAPSASPFIVGDGQPFRAETLNPQFRYEGGTETTGRWRSQTLPFNSYNMYIADGNGDGQNEIFILQESAISAYRFKEGKLQHLDTFSLPANVMSVRLEIADVNRDGIPEFVIGAYQFASQGAVRAPRGTPRSSILSFEGGKFKYLVKKVDKFLGILRLPPTYMPILAAQKKGQRDLFDKHVNEAFIKGDSIEIGQPIPVPPFGNVYNLTYLPDGLGYKCVVINNSHKLVVYSQTFERLYESDETYNSSGVVIETADKMVGMGGGATEEHGITYNIPIRGIAAPLTSDKHYELLVNKDLSATAQIFTNYKYYTQGEIHSLVYDQVGLNLAWKTRRIKGQVNDVVLADLNNDGNKQLCVLVNTFAGYGYGNRKTLVLAYDLKLQ; via the coding sequence ATGACAAGAAGACCCGTCATCACCGTCTTGACCGCCTTTGTGGCGACCCTGTTCCTGGCCCTGCCGGTCATGGCCCAGGGGGCCAAGACCTATGCGGTCCTTCCGTTCGTCTACAACGGACCCCAAAAATATGAATACCTTTCCAAGGCCATACAGGCCAGTCTTTCGAACGACCTGGAATGGATGGGGCATGTGGAGCCCACTTCCAAGAGCCTGCAAGACGTCTCCGCGCCCTCGGACAAAGGCGCGGCCCTGAACACCCTGCGCGGCCTCAACGTCGACTACCTCACTTACGGCGAAATTTCCATTCTCGACACCACGGCGCACATGCGCATCGACACGATCTCCGCCGACGGCAAGGCCTGGCAGAAAAAGGGCGAAGTGAAAATCGACGAGATGACCGCCTGGCTGGATTCCCAGGCCAAGACCCTTCAGGGCGACGTGTTCAACCGCCCGGGTTACGGCTCTGTCGAAGAAAATAAAGCGGCCAAAAACACCATGCAGGCTGCGGCTCCCTCTGCGAGCCCGTTCATCGTCGGCGACGGCCAGCCGTTCAGGGCCGAGACCCTGAACCCCCAGTTCCGCTACGAGGGCGGTACCGAGACCACCGGCAGATGGAGAAGCCAGACTTTACCCTTCAACTCCTACAATATGTATATCGCCGACGGCAACGGCGATGGCCAAAACGAGATATTCATCCTGCAGGAGTCGGCCATTTCGGCCTATCGCTTCAAGGAAGGAAAGCTCCAGCACCTGGACACCTTCAGCTTGCCCGCCAACGTCATGAGCGTCCGACTCGAAATCGCCGACGTCAACCGCGACGGAATCCCCGAATTCGTCATCGGCGCATACCAATTCGCGAGCCAGGGCGCGGTCCGCGCCCCCCGCGGCACTCCCCGGTCAAGCATCCTCTCCTTCGAAGGCGGCAAGTTCAAGTACCTGGTCAAGAAGGTGGACAAGTTCCTCGGAATCCTGCGTCTTCCGCCGACCTACATGCCCATCCTCGCGGCCCAGAAAAAAGGCCAGCGCGACCTTTTCGACAAGCATGTCAACGAAGCCTTCATCAAAGGCGACAGCATAGAGATCGGCCAACCCATCCCCGTGCCGCCCTTCGGCAACGTCTACAACCTGACCTATCTGCCTGACGGCCTGGGCTACAAGTGCGTGGTCATCAACAACAGCCACAAGCTCGTCGTCTACAGCCAGACCTTCGAACGGCTTTACGAAAGCGACGAGACCTACAACAGCTCCGGCGTGGTCATCGAGACGGCGGACAAGATGGTGGGCATGGGCGGCGGCGCCACCGAAGAGCACGGCATCACCTACAACATCCCCATCAGGGGCATTGCCGCTCCCCTAACATCCGACAAACACTACGAGTTGCTGGTCAACAAAGATTTGTCCGCCACGGCCCAGATATTCACGAACTACAAGTACTACACCCAAGGCGAAATCCACTCTTTGGTCTATGACCAGGTGGGCCTGAACCTGGCCTGGAAGACCCGGCGCATCAAGGGCCAAGTCAATGACGTGGTCCTGGCCGACCTGAACAACGACGGCAACAAGCAGTTGTGCGTGCTCGTCAACACCTTCGCGGGCTACGGATACGGCAACCGCAAGACCCTGGTCCTGGCCTACGATCTGAAACTGCAATAA
- a CDS encoding tyrosine-type recombinase/integrase: MPYKQKKNGNTVWMAQVKIDGKKIRRQFTRKDDAKKWEVDQKELAKLPPEPETHTTSYLEWANCYLDFAVKYSPKTYSEKRTAFKRLLKTVDPQDDVHTFKKMDALKYLQRIYKQRTGYAANKERKNMAAAWNFGIKYLEGFPAVNPFLAVEKFPEQRQERYVPPQKDFWTTLNVAEGQNRVMLLTLLHTAARRGELYRLQWKDVDFSRKRIQLGTKKRQDSSMEYEWLPMTDELYEVLLAHRQNAVNEWVFTQQGGRFAGKPYMENRGFPQKLCKKAGVKPFGCHGVRHLTASILANNNVPMIAIQQILRHKKLATTERYVRGMEPIRPHLKILEGGLISGPTSGPTKQFGNGHKKKDLKLTA; the protein is encoded by the coding sequence ATGCCTTACAAGCAAAAGAAGAACGGGAATACCGTTTGGATGGCACAAGTCAAAATAGACGGCAAGAAAATACGTCGGCAATTCACGCGGAAGGACGACGCAAAGAAATGGGAAGTCGATCAAAAGGAACTGGCAAAACTGCCGCCGGAACCGGAGACCCACACGACCTCCTATCTTGAGTGGGCCAACTGCTATTTGGACTTTGCGGTCAAATACAGCCCCAAGACCTACAGTGAAAAACGGACCGCCTTCAAGCGGCTTCTCAAGACTGTAGACCCTCAGGACGACGTCCACACCTTCAAGAAAATGGACGCGCTGAAATATCTGCAACGGATATACAAGCAGCGCACCGGCTATGCTGCCAACAAGGAGCGGAAAAACATGGCCGCTGCCTGGAACTTCGGCATCAAATATCTTGAAGGCTTCCCTGCCGTGAATCCCTTCCTGGCTGTTGAAAAATTCCCTGAACAAAGACAGGAGCGGTACGTCCCTCCTCAGAAGGACTTCTGGACGACCTTGAATGTTGCCGAAGGGCAAAACAGGGTCATGCTCCTGACCTTGCTGCATACAGCGGCAAGGCGCGGCGAACTCTACAGGCTTCAATGGAAGGACGTTGATTTCAGCCGGAAGCGTATCCAGTTGGGAACCAAAAAACGGCAGGACAGTTCAATGGAGTACGAATGGCTCCCCATGACTGATGAACTCTATGAGGTTTTGTTGGCTCACCGACAGAACGCGGTCAATGAATGGGTCTTCACCCAGCAAGGTGGGCGTTTTGCAGGAAAGCCGTATATGGAGAACCGGGGATTCCCTCAGAAGCTTTGTAAAAAAGCAGGGGTAAAACCTTTTGGCTGTCATGGTGTCCGACACCTTACAGCGTCCATTTTGGCAAACAACAACGTACCCATGATAGCCATCCAACAGATACTCCGACACAAGAAGCTGGCGACTACCGAAAGGTATGTCCGAGGCATGGAACCAATCCGGCCCCATCTGAAAATATTGGAAGGCGGCTTGATTTCCGGGCCCACCAGCGGGCCCACCAAGCAATTTGGCAATGGGCATAAGAAAAAGGACCTTAAGCTAACTGCTTAA
- a CDS encoding TRAP transporter substrate-binding protein — MRKPTTALVSCLVLVCLLAIPALAGTMVTYANFPPAKTFPAVQMERWKTEVEKRTGGELTVQTFPGSTLLGAKNMLRGVQTGQADIGCISIAYYPGVFPLMSAVNLPVAFTSTEAASLTMWDLFLKYQPKEFKDVKVLAMFTSAPSQIMSKEPVRTLADLKGMELRASGSILRILNGLSARGVGMPMSETPEALQKGVVKGVVSSFDVLKDFNFAESCRHETIVNLPVYPFAVIMNKARWESLPGEVKMVLDDLAREQAQWTGQYLDNHINDSLNWSREQYQVEVHKLPPEEHAELKRLGEPLVDDWKADCAKAGIDAEAVLKDLLALQAKYESL, encoded by the coding sequence ATGCGAAAACCGACGACCGCGCTGGTCTCGTGCTTGGTCCTGGTCTGCCTTCTGGCGATCCCGGCACTGGCCGGAACCATGGTGACGTATGCCAATTTCCCGCCCGCCAAGACCTTCCCCGCCGTCCAGATGGAGCGGTGGAAGACTGAAGTGGAGAAACGCACGGGCGGCGAACTGACCGTCCAGACCTTCCCCGGCTCAACCCTGCTCGGAGCCAAAAACATGCTCCGCGGCGTGCAGACCGGGCAGGCCGACATCGGCTGCATCTCCATCGCCTACTATCCCGGCGTGTTCCCCCTCATGTCCGCCGTCAACCTGCCCGTGGCCTTCACCTCCACCGAGGCGGCCAGCCTGACCATGTGGGACTTGTTCCTCAAGTACCAGCCCAAGGAGTTCAAGGACGTCAAGGTCCTCGCCATGTTCACCTCGGCCCCGTCCCAGATCATGAGCAAGGAGCCCGTGCGGACTCTGGCCGACCTCAAGGGCATGGAACTGCGCGCTTCCGGCTCCATTTTGCGCATACTGAACGGCCTGAGTGCCCGGGGCGTGGGAATGCCCATGTCCGAAACGCCCGAAGCCCTGCAAAAAGGCGTGGTCAAGGGCGTGGTCTCCTCCTTCGACGTGCTCAAGGACTTCAATTTCGCCGAAAGCTGCCGCCACGAAACCATCGTCAACCTGCCTGTGTACCCGTTCGCCGTCATCATGAACAAGGCCAGGTGGGAATCCCTGCCCGGCGAAGTGAAGATGGTCCTCGACGACCTCGCCCGGGAACAGGCCCAGTGGACCGGCCAGTACCTGGACAACCACATCAACGATTCCCTGAATTGGTCCAGAGAGCAATACCAGGTGGAGGTCCACAAGCTACCCCCCGAGGAGCACGCCGAGCTCAAGCGGCTGGGCGAGCCCCTGGTGGACGACTGGAAGGCGGACTGCGCCAAGGCCGGCATCGATGCCGAAGCCGTGCTCAAGGACCTGCTTGCGCTCCAGGCCAAGTACGAATCCCTGTAA
- a CDS encoding RsmB/NOP family class I SAM-dependent RNA methyltransferase translates to MTRFGRTFRLVCDEPAAPVVEGLLRAQGFDFGPEPFYPLARRLAHEPFPLGESLAARFGLIYIQDRSSMLPPLALDPPSGADVLDMCSAPGSKTSLLSRLVGPQGFVFASEPSADRLGTLRANLRRTGSVNTATAKAMAQDLPFEDGTWDHIQLDPPCSGWGTVEKNPKVMEVWSGSKTAPLIALQKTLLEKAATMLRPGGTVLYSTCTTNIEENEKQVAWALETLDLALEPLSEPEGFVFEPAHMSSMEGVLRVAEDSEGQGFFLARFVKNGGSSASGEVRAQKKDLPGVRLRLDRMIGGDGLDLTRLPPGEVYEFGGKAFFLHERALELIPGSLRWQGFPLGKVAGKGDRVKFTPGPLARVLLAQNPAKAACDVLDVEDTDILERLLSGQSVPFKADKGGVGFYFRGLPIGWLARKGGRLLCSAK, encoded by the coding sequence ATGACACGATTCGGACGCACGTTCAGACTGGTTTGCGACGAACCGGCCGCCCCCGTGGTTGAGGGGCTGCTTCGCGCGCAGGGATTCGATTTCGGTCCCGAGCCTTTTTACCCCCTTGCCCGCAGGCTTGCTCACGAGCCTTTTCCTTTAGGTGAAAGCCTGGCCGCCCGGTTCGGCCTGATCTACATTCAGGACCGCTCCTCCATGTTGCCGCCCCTTGCCCTCGATCCGCCGTCCGGAGCTGATGTCCTGGATATGTGCTCCGCGCCGGGCAGCAAGACAAGTCTGCTATCCCGTCTTGTGGGGCCGCAGGGTTTCGTGTTCGCCTCGGAGCCTTCGGCCGACCGGCTGGGCACTTTGCGCGCCAACCTGCGCCGCACCGGCTCGGTCAACACCGCCACGGCCAAGGCCATGGCGCAGGACTTGCCGTTTGAGGACGGGACCTGGGACCATATCCAGCTGGACCCGCCGTGCAGCGGTTGGGGCACCGTGGAGAAGAACCCGAAGGTCATGGAGGTTTGGTCCGGCTCCAAGACGGCCCCGTTGATAGCCTTGCAAAAGACGCTCCTGGAGAAGGCTGCGACGATGCTGAGGCCCGGCGGCACTGTTCTGTATTCAACCTGCACCACTAATATTGAAGAGAACGAGAAGCAGGTCGCCTGGGCGCTGGAGACCCTCGACCTCGCTCTTGAACCGCTTTCCGAGCCCGAGGGGTTTGTTTTCGAGCCCGCGCACATGTCCTCCATGGAAGGCGTTTTGCGCGTGGCCGAGGATTCGGAAGGGCAAGGGTTCTTTCTGGCCCGATTCGTGAAAAATGGCGGATCGAGCGCAAGCGGCGAAGTCCGTGCGCAAAAAAAGGACCTGCCGGGCGTCCGTCTGCGGCTCGACAGGATGATCGGCGGAGACGGCCTCGACCTGACGCGGCTGCCTCCCGGCGAGGTCTACGAATTTGGCGGCAAGGCGTTTTTCCTCCACGAGCGGGCCTTGGAGCTGATTCCCGGCTCCCTGCGTTGGCAGGGGTTCCCGCTGGGCAAGGTGGCGGGCAAGGGCGATCGGGTCAAATTCACCCCCGGCCCGCTGGCGCGGGTGCTTCTCGCGCAGAATCCGGCCAAGGCCGCCTGCGACGTCCTGGATGTGGAAGATACGGATATCCTGGAGCGTCTCCTTTCCGGCCAGAGCGTGCCGTTCAAGGCGGACAAGGGCGGTGTGGGCTTCTATTTTCGGGGGCTTCCGATCGGCTGGCTGGCCAGAAAGGGTGGCCGTCTTTTGTGTTCGGCAAAATAG
- a CDS encoding TRAP transporter large permease, which translates to MDPITTGIFGTLLLLAAIFLFRIPVAFAMGVIGFAGFAYVLNWNAAKGMLGTELWNVFSNYGLTVIPLFILMGQICFYSGVNERLYKSAYAWMGQIRGGIAMTTVLACAGFAAICGSNSATAATMSTVALPEMKKFKYNPILSTGAVAAGATLGAVIPPSVVLIVIGLQTGQSIANLFVGGMIPGILLTVLFLGTTWYLCKRHPQWAPAGPKTTFVEKLRSLPGSIEMVILFILVMGGLFLGFFTPTEAGAAGAALALLIATVSGKMSVKKFGLAVSDTLKISSMIMVIMLGAVIFGRFLAITRLPFEAAAWVAGLPIPPVVIIMVICLIYVIGGMVMDALALLLVTIPIFFPVVTAMGYDPIWFGVLITVVTTLGAITPPVGVNLFIVASMAQDVSMTDAFKGVAYFVAAYVLCVALLLMAPGLVTFLPSLM; encoded by the coding sequence ATGGATCCGATCACCACAGGCATTTTCGGCACGCTTCTGCTTCTGGCGGCCATCTTCCTTTTCCGCATTCCCGTGGCGTTCGCCATGGGCGTCATCGGCTTCGCCGGATTCGCCTACGTGCTCAACTGGAACGCGGCCAAGGGAATGCTCGGCACCGAACTGTGGAACGTCTTTTCCAACTACGGACTGACCGTCATCCCCCTCTTCATCCTCATGGGACAGATATGCTTCTATTCCGGGGTCAACGAGCGGCTGTACAAATCCGCCTACGCCTGGATGGGCCAGATTCGAGGCGGCATCGCAATGACCACGGTGCTGGCCTGCGCCGGATTCGCGGCCATCTGCGGCTCCAACTCGGCCACGGCGGCGACCATGTCCACCGTGGCTCTGCCCGAGATGAAGAAATTCAAGTACAATCCGATCCTGTCCACCGGGGCCGTGGCCGCTGGCGCGACCCTCGGCGCGGTCATTCCGCCCTCGGTGGTGCTCATCGTCATCGGGCTGCAAACCGGTCAGTCCATCGCGAACCTGTTCGTGGGCGGCATGATACCCGGCATCCTGTTGACCGTCCTGTTCCTGGGCACCACCTGGTACTTGTGCAAGCGCCATCCCCAATGGGCCCCGGCCGGACCGAAAACCACCTTTGTCGAGAAGCTGCGCTCCCTGCCCGGCTCCATCGAGATGGTCATTCTGTTCATCCTGGTCATGGGCGGCCTGTTCCTTGGATTCTTCACCCCTACGGAAGCGGGTGCGGCGGGCGCGGCGCTGGCCCTGTTGATCGCCACGGTCTCGGGCAAAATGTCCGTAAAGAAATTCGGCCTGGCCGTAAGCGACACCCTCAAGATTTCCTCCATGATAATGGTCATCATGCTCGGCGCGGTCATCTTCGGCCGGTTCCTGGCCATCACAAGGCTGCCCTTCGAGGCCGCGGCCTGGGTGGCGGGTCTGCCCATCCCGCCGGTGGTCATCATCATGGTCATCTGCCTGATCTACGTCATCGGCGGCATGGTCATGGACGCCCTGGCCCTGCTCCTGGTGACCATCCCCATCTTCTTCCCCGTGGTCACGGCCATGGGCTACGACCCCATCTGGTTCGGCGTGCTCATCACTGTGGTCACCACCCTCGGCGCCATCACCCCGCCGGTGGGCGTCAACCTCTTCATCGTCGCCTCCATGGCGCAAGACGTCTCCATGACCGACGCCTTCAAGGGGGTCGCCTACTTCGTGGCCGCCTATGTCCTCTGCGTCGCGCTGCTGCTGATGGCGCCCGGACTGGTCACGTTCCTGCCGAGCCTTATGTAG
- a CDS encoding intermembrane phospholipid transport protein YdbH family protein, whose protein sequence is MSASLGKKILKWTLLVTPWLLAAVLAAGWWLTVWMPGYLERLIPKLAGDMGLRLTEFHVRDAGLFSANIGPVRLGDGENGLVLTNVHVTYTPASLKMGRVNEVRLDGLRTSCFWDGKRFHMPVLDMLPKSGNGASEDSGAPIPDLPLDSLTLRNAVMRCVILGRTVSAPLNAEITPGDIVTFRADLTPRDQSIHLEGTLGPTLNDLSLKAKADALRVGVFNDFLPVPVDGTADLAAEAEIDLAAPADAGAGFSLTLIQNDLRALGVRLAEGAAVEVQGRLEQREIRFSVSRVALEAPYPASLTIPAGRLNENELFAQFSLAGAGVKMGGRFDAARKTDGGGLWDVSLTAANPNRMVVQATGRTLALNGFIFSMQGKAGPDSADVILNCATRGTGLANSGFSSGSMRLTLPLKWPAPQSNKAGTINISGLALDKRKLGDVQARVRQKGMGLTYNGTLRTNLLPGLRVPFSGRSSLVGNESDISFKVDGYTLPKGFSPAALSPGLKGIELAGTLRADGDVTISPRGRESRAKASLTDGKLTLSEGSTVIDGIELTYYTPDLFTLRSAPAQTLTFDALKAGDILLTKGKIVYQLESRGSFLVEEAGFRWCGGHVSSKAFRIVPESKEYGITLFCSELKLSEILSQLGLAKAEGEAALSGELPVSWKNGKISFNSGFLHSTPGEGGTIRVEAMQDLVAALPEGTPERGQLELAREAVRDYQYKWVRIKADTVGEDLLVRLSVDGKPASTLPFVYKREFGGFIRVTGDVMGSNFQGLRLDVNFSVPLDRILLYKDIARMIE, encoded by the coding sequence ATGTCCGCTTCCCTTGGCAAAAAAATCCTGAAATGGACCTTGCTGGTCACGCCCTGGCTGCTGGCCGCCGTCCTGGCGGCAGGATGGTGGCTGACGGTATGGATGCCGGGATACCTGGAGCGGCTGATTCCCAAGCTGGCCGGGGACATGGGACTTCGCCTCACGGAATTTCACGTGCGCGACGCGGGGCTGTTCTCGGCCAACATCGGGCCGGTCCGGCTCGGAGACGGCGAAAACGGGCTGGTCCTGACCAACGTGCATGTGACCTATACCCCGGCCTCGCTGAAAATGGGCCGGGTGAACGAGGTCCGGCTGGACGGTCTGCGAACGTCCTGCTTCTGGGACGGAAAGCGGTTCCACATGCCGGTCCTCGACATGCTTCCCAAGTCGGGCAACGGAGCGAGCGAGGACTCCGGCGCACCCATTCCGGACCTGCCGCTGGATTCACTGACCCTGCGCAACGCGGTCATGCGTTGCGTCATCCTGGGCCGGACGGTTTCCGCGCCTCTGAACGCCGAGATCACGCCCGGCGACATCGTGACGTTCCGGGCCGACCTGACACCACGCGATCAATCAATACACCTGGAAGGGACCCTCGGCCCGACCTTGAACGACCTGTCGCTCAAGGCGAAGGCGGACGCGCTGCGCGTGGGGGTCTTCAACGACTTTCTGCCGGTGCCAGTGGACGGAACAGCGGACCTTGCGGCCGAAGCCGAGATCGATCTGGCCGCTCCGGCCGATGCCGGGGCCGGGTTTTCCCTGACCCTGATCCAAAACGACCTGCGCGCGCTCGGCGTACGCCTGGCTGAAGGCGCGGCGGTCGAGGTTCAAGGACGCCTTGAACAGCGGGAAATCCGATTTTCCGTGAGCCGCGTCGCCCTGGAAGCGCCTTATCCCGCATCCCTGACCATTCCGGCGGGCAGGCTGAACGAAAACGAGCTGTTCGCGCAATTCTCCCTGGCCGGGGCCGGGGTGAAGATGGGCGGCAGGTTCGACGCGGCGCGCAAGACGGACGGCGGGGGATTGTGGGACGTCTCCCTGACCGCCGCCAATCCAAATAGGATGGTGGTGCAGGCCACGGGCAGAACCCTCGCGCTCAACGGCTTCATCTTTTCCATGCAGGGCAAGGCCGGTCCCGATTCGGCGGATGTGATCCTCAACTGCGCCACACGCGGAACAGGGCTGGCCAACAGCGGATTCTCCTCCGGCTCCATGCGCCTGACGCTGCCGCTCAAGTGGCCCGCGCCCCAGTCCAACAAGGCGGGGACCATCAATATCTCCGGGCTTGCGCTGGACAAGCGCAAACTCGGCGACGTACAGGCGCGGGTGCGCCAAAAAGGCATGGGCCTGACCTATAACGGCACCCTGCGCACCAATCTCCTGCCCGGCCTTCGGGTGCCCTTTTCCGGCCGGTCGTCCCTGGTCGGCAATGAATCGGACATATCCTTCAAAGTGGACGGCTACACCCTGCCCAAGGGATTCTCCCCGGCGGCGCTGTCGCCCGGGTTGAAGGGCATCGAACTCGCCGGCACACTCCGCGCGGACGGCGACGTCACGATAAGTCCGCGCGGCCGGGAGAGCCGGGCCAAAGCGTCCCTGACCGACGGGAAGCTGACCTTGAGCGAAGGGAGCACCGTCATTGACGGCATCGAGCTGACCTACTACACCCCGGACCTGTTCACCCTGCGCAGCGCACCGGCCCAGACCCTGACCTTTGATGCGCTCAAGGCGGGCGACATCCTCCTGACAAAGGGCAAAATCGTTTACCAACTGGAGTCCAGGGGCTCCTTTTTGGTGGAGGAAGCCGGGTTCCGATGGTGTGGCGGGCACGTGTCCAGCAAGGCGTTCCGCATCGTTCCGGAGTCAAAGGAATACGGGATCACCCTGTTCTGTTCGGAACTGAAGCTTTCCGAGATTCTGTCCCAGCTCGGTCTGGCCAAGGCCGAAGGCGAGGCGGCATTGTCGGGCGAATTGCCCGTGAGCTGGAAGAATGGGAAAATTTCGTTCAACAGCGGATTTTTGCACTCCACGCCCGGCGAAGGCGGGACTATCCGTGTGGAAGCCATGCAGGATCTGGTTGCGGCCTTGCCCGAAGGCACGCCCGAGCGCGGCCAGTTGGAACTGGCCAGGGAGGCGGTCCGCGACTACCAATACAAATGGGTGCGCATCAAGGCGGACACCGTGGGCGAAGATCTGCTGGTCCGGCTGTCCGTGGACGGCAAACCCGCCTCGACCCTCCCCTTTGTCTACAAGCGGGAATTCGGCGGGTTCATTCGCGTCACAGGAGACGTCATGGGCTCGAATTTCCAGGGATTGCGCCTGGACGTGAATTTCAGCGTACCGTTGGACCGCATTTTGCTTTATAAAGACATCGCACGCATGATCGAATAG
- a CDS encoding TRAP transporter small permease — MIHFLDRASDLVARALAVLAGIFLVSMMLLACTNMVLRAVWVPVQGTFELMGFLGAVVAAFSLAFAQRRKAHIAVGILLSRFPAWYRRLADAATNGLSCGFFLLAGVETWKWATFLVQTGEVSETLQIVYYPFVFASAAGCVALAFVLAVDTLKVLIEEKVA; from the coding sequence ATGATACATTTCCTCGATCGCGCCAGTGATCTGGTCGCCCGGGCTCTGGCCGTACTGGCCGGCATTTTTCTTGTCTCCATGATGCTCCTGGCCTGCACCAACATGGTCCTGCGTGCCGTGTGGGTTCCGGTGCAGGGCACATTTGAACTGATGGGCTTTCTCGGCGCGGTGGTGGCCGCCTTTTCCCTGGCCTTCGCCCAACGCCGCAAGGCGCATATCGCCGTGGGCATCCTGCTGTCTCGCTTCCCGGCCTGGTACCGCCGCCTGGCCGACGCGGCCACCAACGGACTGTCCTGCGGATTCTTCCTGCTGGCGGGCGTGGAGACCTGGAAATGGGCGACCTTCCTGGTGCAAACTGGCGAGGTCTCCGAGACCCTGCAAATAGTCTATTATCCATTCGTGTTCGCCTCCGCCGCCGGGTGCGTCGCCCTGGCCTTCGTGCTGGCCGTGGACACGCTCAAAGTGCTTATTGAGGAGAAGGTGGCATAA